A stretch of Microbacterium sp. 4R-513 DNA encodes these proteins:
- a CDS encoding nucleotide-binding domain containing protein has product MGGLSRGLAAATGSGRVELPLRGDASGPVLAVSGSRSPQTRRQADAAAQAGWLVEPLRLDDADQASEVVAALRAGRSVALTSDDADLSGPAGALERIADAAASVIEAAVRAGATRRVIVCGGDTSSRVTRLLGIESLSIAANPVANVVLLRSHASDPVVDGLELLLKGGQVGPVDLFELVRAGA; this is encoded by the coding sequence ATCGGGGGGCTGAGCCGCGGGCTCGCCGCGGCGACGGGCTCCGGGAGGGTCGAGCTGCCGCTCAGGGGCGACGCGTCCGGGCCGGTTCTCGCTGTCTCGGGCAGCCGGTCCCCGCAGACCCGTCGGCAGGCGGATGCCGCAGCCCAGGCGGGCTGGCTGGTCGAACCCCTCCGGCTCGACGACGCCGATCAGGCGTCGGAAGTCGTCGCCGCCCTGCGCGCGGGGCGGAGCGTCGCGCTGACCTCGGACGACGCGGACCTGTCCGGGCCGGCAGGGGCTCTGGAGCGGATCGCGGATGCCGCGGCATCCGTCATCGAAGCGGCGGTGCGCGCGGGAGCGACGCGACGCGTCATCGTGTGCGGCGGAGACACGTCGAGCCGGGTGACACGCCTCCTCGGCATCGAGTCGCTGTCGATCGCCGCGAACCCCGTGGCGAACGTCGTGCTGCTGCGCAGCCACGCCTCGGATCCGGTCGTAGACGGCCTGGAGCTGCTGCTGAAAGGCGGGCAGGTCGGCCCGGTCGACCTCTTCGAGCTCGTGCGCGCCGGCGCCTGA
- a CDS encoding aspartate/glutamate racemase family protein, whose protein sequence is MSTRIAFLHTGAVNIGPVGDRARAALPDATFVNYLDDRIVADLGDPDRAASVPGRITDLVHAAKAAGADVVMLTCSSISELAAPIGAEVGIPVLRIDEAMADAAVSAGDRIAVIATLPTTLRPTVGLLEERAALAGRAPSIRSEVVDGAFAAVSSGDRAEHDRLVAAAIERLAGGADVVVLAQASMASAAEAVEVGVPVLTSVGPGIERLAATIGAGERGR, encoded by the coding sequence ATGAGCACACGCATCGCTTTTCTGCACACGGGGGCCGTCAACATCGGTCCGGTCGGAGACAGGGCGCGAGCGGCCCTGCCCGACGCGACGTTCGTGAACTACCTCGACGACCGGATCGTCGCCGACCTCGGCGATCCCGATCGTGCGGCTTCCGTTCCCGGCCGCATCACCGACCTCGTCCATGCGGCGAAGGCCGCGGGCGCCGACGTCGTCATGCTGACGTGCTCGTCGATCTCGGAGCTCGCCGCTCCCATCGGCGCCGAGGTCGGCATCCCCGTCCTGCGGATCGATGAGGCTATGGCGGATGCCGCGGTCTCCGCCGGCGACCGCATCGCCGTGATCGCCACCCTGCCCACGACCCTCCGCCCCACGGTGGGGCTGCTCGAAGAGCGAGCCGCGCTCGCGGGCCGTGCGCCGTCGATCAGGTCAGAGGTCGTCGACGGCGCGTTCGCCGCCGTGTCGTCCGGCGATCGCGCCGAGCACGACCGACTGGTAGCCGCGGCGATCGAGCGGCTGGCCGGAGGCGCAGACGTCGTCGTGCTCGCCCAGGCTTCGATGGCGTCGGCCGCGGAAGCCGTCGAGGTCGGCGTGCCGGTGCTCACGAGCGTCGGGCCGGGGATCGAGCGGCTCGCCGCGACGATCGGGGCCGGGGAGCGCGGGCGATGA
- a CDS encoding beta-L-arabinofuranosidase domain-containing protein, whose protein sequence is MSAGAGAAVRPSAGSAGAAHRSATPGARLTALGAEGARWTSGFWGDIHARTRTTTVPDMWRALSDPAVSPGLTNFRIAAGLEEGEHQGPPFMDGDFYKWLEAAIAQLETDPEPWLAEAVEEVAQLLASVQREDGYLHTPTIISSRNHEDAIALADRFNFETYNLGHLITAGVRHYEVTGSRTLLEVAERAASFLEDLATNKPLELARSAICPSHYMAVIDLYRATGDEQYLRLAEAFLRVRDDFEGGDDNQDRLPVREQKVVAGHAVRANYLYAGLADLVSETGDTGLQAVLENLWDDVVDTKLYVTGGCGALYDGASPDGSPWQEQISRVHQAYGRAYQLPHTTAHSETCANIGMILWSERMLSLTGDAKYADVIERIAFNTLLAGVSLAGTDYFYTNALRQVRDLPFPLRRPGDTGLHPVPPPPPSDERLRERYLSCYCCPPNLARTLARFHERAASVSPDGLFVHQYGGSELRFDADGRVLALREDSDYPWDGRIAFTVTEAVDGGMPLHLRVPGWAAEAALEVNGNALPAPAPGTYARVDRTWEVGDVVVLTLPMPVRVLRGHRLAEELTGQVAVQRGPVVYCLESADLPGGVALEQVALRRGAPLEPRKSDVDGYGLVELAGDFAVLPLENSDELYAEVGAAELGSIEARLIPYFAWGNRGSSEMSVWLPLVW, encoded by the coding sequence ATGAGCGCCGGCGCAGGTGCAGCGGTCCGACCGTCTGCGGGATCGGCGGGTGCGGCCCATCGCTCGGCGACGCCGGGAGCGCGGCTGACCGCCCTCGGGGCCGAGGGCGCCCGGTGGACGAGCGGGTTCTGGGGCGACATCCACGCGCGCACCCGCACCACGACGGTGCCCGATATGTGGCGCGCGCTCAGCGACCCGGCCGTCAGCCCAGGGCTCACGAACTTCCGCATCGCGGCGGGCCTCGAAGAGGGTGAGCACCAGGGCCCCCCGTTCATGGACGGCGACTTCTACAAGTGGCTGGAGGCAGCGATCGCGCAGCTCGAGACGGACCCGGAGCCCTGGCTGGCCGAGGCCGTCGAAGAGGTCGCCCAGCTTCTCGCGTCGGTGCAGAGAGAGGACGGGTACCTCCACACGCCGACGATCATCTCGTCGCGCAACCACGAGGATGCGATCGCCCTCGCCGACCGCTTCAACTTCGAGACCTACAACCTCGGCCACCTCATCACGGCCGGGGTGCGGCACTACGAGGTGACCGGGTCTAGGACCCTCCTCGAGGTCGCCGAGCGCGCGGCATCCTTCCTCGAAGACCTCGCCACGAACAAGCCGCTCGAACTCGCCCGCAGTGCCATCTGCCCGTCGCACTACATGGCGGTCATCGACCTCTACCGCGCGACGGGCGACGAGCAGTACCTGCGGCTCGCCGAGGCATTCCTGCGGGTGCGGGACGACTTCGAGGGCGGGGACGACAACCAGGACCGCCTCCCCGTGCGCGAGCAGAAGGTCGTTGCCGGTCACGCCGTGCGCGCCAACTACCTCTACGCGGGCCTCGCCGACCTCGTCAGCGAGACGGGAGACACCGGGCTGCAGGCCGTGCTCGAGAACCTCTGGGACGACGTCGTCGACACGAAGCTCTATGTCACGGGCGGCTGCGGCGCGCTGTACGACGGCGCCTCTCCCGACGGCTCGCCCTGGCAGGAGCAGATCAGCCGCGTTCATCAGGCCTACGGACGCGCGTACCAGCTGCCCCACACGACGGCCCACAGCGAGACCTGCGCGAACATCGGCATGATCCTGTGGAGCGAACGGATGCTGTCGCTCACCGGTGACGCCAAGTACGCCGATGTCATCGAGCGCATCGCCTTCAACACGCTGCTCGCCGGAGTCTCGCTCGCGGGCACCGACTACTTCTACACGAACGCCCTGCGTCAGGTGCGCGACCTGCCGTTCCCGCTGCGCCGTCCGGGCGACACCGGGCTCCACCCCGTCCCGCCCCCTCCCCCGTCGGACGAGCGCCTCCGCGAGCGGTATCTGAGCTGCTACTGCTGTCCGCCCAACCTCGCCCGGACGCTCGCGCGATTCCACGAGCGGGCGGCGTCCGTATCACCGGACGGACTCTTCGTCCATCAGTACGGCGGCAGCGAGCTGCGATTCGACGCCGACGGACGGGTGCTCGCCTTGCGGGAGGACAGCGACTATCCGTGGGACGGGCGCATCGCCTTCACCGTCACCGAAGCCGTGGACGGAGGGATGCCGCTGCACCTCCGGGTGCCGGGCTGGGCGGCCGAGGCGGCACTCGAGGTCAACGGCAACGCGTTGCCGGCCCCGGCGCCTGGCACCTACGCGCGAGTGGATCGCACGTGGGAGGTCGGCGACGTCGTCGTGCTGACGCTCCCGATGCCGGTGCGGGTGCTGCGCGGCCATCGCCTCGCCGAAGAGCTCACGGGACAGGTGGCCGTGCAGCGCGGACCCGTCGTCTACTGCCTCGAGAGCGCCGATCTGCCGGGAGGCGTGGCGCTCGAGCAGGTGGCGCTGCGGCGCGGGGCGCCCCTGGAACCCCGCAAGTCCGACGTCGACGGGTACGGGCTCGTGGAGCTCGCGGGCGACTTCGCGGTGCTTCCCTTGGAGAACTCGGACGAGCTGTACGCCGAGGTCGGTGCGGCGGAGCTCGGCTCGATCGAGGCACGGCTCATCCCGTACTTCGCCTGGGGCAATCGCGGATCCTCCGAGATGTCCGTGTGGCTCCCGCTGGTCTGGTGA
- a CDS encoding carbohydrate ABC transporter permease, with protein MTTTLDPETTAVHTPRAFEPHTRTPGQAFLHGLRRIPTWITIAFLLIVTVYPLFWMVINSLKSNADFLSNPSYAFPQEWHWENYVIAWETGNLATTISNSLIVTIPSLVLIVLLGTAAGYALEILVFKGRGLILLVFLAGIMIPGQMIVLPLFNAFFKLGINNSYLPMILIYTAAGLPLTVFMMATYFRAIPREIFEAATIDGASMTRSFFAIGFPMMRNAVITVAIVQFFLIWNDLLIALIFGGKRSLNTIQVGLLNFSGEYGAINYGPLFAAICITTFGILILYLFLNQRIMKGLAAGAVKG; from the coding sequence ATGACCACGACACTCGATCCCGAGACGACCGCCGTCCACACGCCGCGCGCCTTCGAGCCGCACACCCGCACGCCGGGCCAGGCCTTCCTCCACGGGCTGCGCCGCATCCCGACCTGGATCACGATCGCGTTCCTGCTGATCGTCACGGTCTATCCGCTGTTCTGGATGGTCATCAACTCGCTGAAGTCCAACGCGGATTTCCTGAGCAACCCGTCCTACGCCTTCCCGCAGGAGTGGCACTGGGAGAACTACGTCATCGCGTGGGAGACGGGGAACCTCGCGACGACGATCTCGAACTCGCTGATCGTCACGATCCCGTCCCTCGTGCTGATCGTCCTCCTGGGAACGGCCGCCGGCTACGCGCTCGAGATCCTCGTGTTCAAGGGCCGCGGGCTGATTCTGCTGGTGTTCCTCGCCGGCATCATGATCCCCGGCCAGATGATCGTGCTCCCGCTGTTCAACGCATTCTTCAAGCTCGGCATCAACAACTCGTACCTCCCGATGATCCTCATCTACACCGCGGCCGGTCTCCCGCTGACGGTGTTCATGATGGCCACGTACTTCCGCGCCATCCCGCGCGAGATCTTCGAGGCGGCGACGATCGACGGAGCATCCATGACCCGTTCGTTCTTCGCGATCGGGTTCCCCATGATGCGCAACGCCGTCATCACGGTCGCCATCGTGCAGTTCTTCCTCATTTGGAACGACCTGCTGATCGCCCTGATCTTCGGCGGCAAGCGCAGCCTCAACACGATCCAGGTCGGCCTGCTGAACTTCTCCGGAGAGTACGGCGCCATCAACTACGGCCCGCTCTTCGCCGCGATCTGCATCACGACCTTCGGCATCCTGATCCTCTACCTGTTCCTCAACCAGCGCATCATGAAGGGCCTGGCGGCCGGCGCGGTCAAGGGATGA
- a CDS encoding alpha-L-rhamnosidase C-terminal domain-containing protein, protein MPVVAVPGADGCDDRVGAVGLDAPRRHGQPRIDDVVQSLRPGRGGRLAPPGRRGTRPGRAGLPPHPVRAEAGGGLTSASARHITPYGETSIEWRLDDAGLHVTVVVPVGAEGILDLEGEDVEVLGHGTHERTVSMTVLEEIA, encoded by the coding sequence GTGCCCGTCGTGGCTGTACCAGGTGCGGATGGGTGCGACGACCGTGTGGGAGCGGTGGGACTCGATGCTCCCCGACGGCACGGTCAACCCCGGATCGATGACGTCGTTCAATCACTACGCCCTGGGCGCGGTGGCCGACTGGCTCCACCGGGTCGTCGCGGGACTCGCCCCGGACGCGCCGGGCTACCGCCGCATCCGGTTCGCGCCGAGGCCGGGGGAGGGCTCACATCGGCGAGCGCGCGCCACATCACCCCGTACGGTGAGACATCGATCGAGTGGCGCCTCGACGACGCCGGGCTGCACGTCACGGTGGTCGTTCCCGTCGGCGCCGAGGGAATCCTCGACCTCGAGGGCGAGGATGTCGAGGTGCTGGGCCACGGCACCCACGAGCGCACCGTCTCGATGACGGTTCTGGAGGAGATCGCATGA
- a CDS encoding RuBisCO large subunit C-terminal-like domain-containing protein, which yields MDAFVRATYVVETAMPIERAAEVLVGEQSTGTFVRVERETDDLRARFAAQVESVDEAPLVGASPLPGTVGAGHRRRARLTLRFPLGNFGPSLPNLLAAVAGNLFELKEFAAVKLVDLSLPPAFGERYRGPRFGVAGTRALMSRPDGPMIGTIVKPSIGLSPDDLAALVGELAEAGVDFIKDDELQGNGPSAPLAQRVRAVMPVLERHADRTGVKPMYAFNITDDIDRLEANHDLVVEAGGTCVMVVIPNVGLAGLEYLSRRTQVPIHGHRAGFGALSRSEQVGIGFRAWQQLARLSGADHLHTNGISNKFYESDAEVLDSIAAVRAPLLDLTPTVPVLSSGQWAGLAHATYAAVGTADLLVLAGGGIHGHPDGSAAGVESMRAAWDSALRGEPVSSALSASPALRRAVETFGPVREPAGG from the coding sequence ATGGACGCGTTCGTGCGGGCGACGTACGTCGTCGAGACGGCCATGCCGATCGAGCGCGCCGCGGAGGTGCTCGTCGGCGAGCAGTCGACGGGCACGTTCGTGCGCGTGGAGCGCGAGACCGACGACCTCCGCGCACGTTTCGCGGCGCAGGTGGAGTCGGTCGACGAGGCGCCCCTGGTCGGGGCGTCGCCGCTTCCCGGCACCGTGGGCGCCGGCCACCGCCGCCGCGCCCGGCTCACTCTGCGCTTCCCGCTCGGCAACTTCGGTCCGTCGCTTCCCAACCTCCTCGCCGCGGTCGCGGGCAACCTCTTCGAGCTGAAGGAGTTCGCCGCCGTCAAGCTCGTCGACCTCTCGCTTCCTCCCGCCTTCGGCGAGCGGTACCGCGGCCCACGTTTCGGAGTCGCGGGGACGCGAGCGCTCATGAGCCGCCCCGACGGCCCCATGATCGGGACGATCGTCAAGCCGTCGATCGGCCTCTCACCGGACGACCTGGCGGCGCTCGTCGGCGAGCTCGCGGAGGCGGGCGTCGACTTCATCAAGGACGACGAGCTGCAGGGCAACGGCCCGTCCGCGCCGCTCGCCCAGCGCGTCCGCGCCGTCATGCCCGTGCTCGAGCGCCACGCCGACCGCACCGGTGTGAAGCCCATGTACGCGTTCAACATCACCGACGACATCGACCGGCTCGAGGCCAACCACGACCTCGTCGTCGAGGCGGGCGGCACGTGCGTCATGGTCGTCATCCCTAACGTCGGGCTCGCCGGGCTCGAGTATCTCTCGCGTCGCACGCAAGTGCCCATCCACGGACACCGCGCCGGCTTCGGCGCCCTCAGCCGCTCGGAGCAGGTGGGAATCGGCTTCCGAGCGTGGCAGCAGCTCGCCCGCCTCAGCGGCGCCGACCACCTTCACACGAACGGCATCTCGAACAAGTTCTACGAATCGGATGCCGAGGTCCTCGACTCGATCGCCGCAGTCCGCGCCCCTCTGCTCGACCTCACGCCGACCGTCCCCGTGCTGTCGTCGGGGCAGTGGGCGGGGCTCGCGCACGCGACCTACGCCGCCGTCGGCACGGCCGACCTCCTGGTCCTGGCGGGCGGCGGCATCCACGGTCATCCCGACGGCTCGGCGGCCGGAGTCGAGAGCATGCGCGCCGCATGGGACTCGGCGCTGCGCGGCGAGCCCGTGTCGAGCGCGCTCTCCGCCTCGCCCGCCCTGCGGCGTGCCGTGGAGACGTTCGGACCCGTGCGGGAGCCCGCCGGTGGCTAG
- a CDS encoding sugar ABC transporter permease, with amino-acid sequence MKSVLGDRKAITLLLTPALFVYTLIILVPVIWSFGLTFFTGSVLTGFEFTGLKNFQRLFSDPYVWDAFWFTVKYAILMTLLQVVLGYGLALLYQFVLRKSSVLVRTFVFFPVVLPTVAIAILYQKLFQSAPTDGLVNELLVNVGLQSVDWLGAGTTAFVVIVIMDVWRSVGFYGVLIFSGLLDIPDDIVESARIDGAKSFKLFRHIILPMSLPILFASFIFSINGTIKVFDSVFALTGGGPGNSTTPLTLYMYRTAFQYSDFGYGSTIALLLTIMCLVVTLLIFRSSRRDNTV; translated from the coding sequence ATGAAGTCCGTACTGGGCGATCGCAAGGCGATCACGCTGCTGCTCACGCCGGCGCTGTTCGTCTACACCCTCATCATCCTGGTGCCCGTGATCTGGTCGTTCGGCCTGACGTTCTTCACGGGAAGCGTGCTCACCGGCTTCGAGTTCACCGGTCTCAAGAACTTCCAGCGGCTATTCAGCGATCCCTACGTGTGGGACGCGTTCTGGTTCACGGTCAAGTACGCGATCCTCATGACACTCCTGCAGGTCGTGCTGGGCTATGGCCTCGCCCTCCTGTATCAGTTCGTGCTGCGCAAGTCGTCGGTGCTGGTGCGCACCTTCGTCTTCTTCCCGGTGGTGCTGCCCACCGTCGCGATCGCGATCCTCTACCAGAAGCTCTTCCAGTCGGCACCGACCGACGGCCTCGTCAATGAGCTGCTCGTCAACGTCGGCCTTCAATCGGTGGACTGGCTCGGCGCCGGCACGACGGCCTTCGTGGTCATCGTCATCATGGACGTCTGGCGCTCGGTCGGCTTCTATGGCGTGCTCATCTTCTCCGGGCTGCTCGACATCCCGGACGACATCGTCGAGTCCGCCCGCATCGACGGGGCGAAGTCGTTCAAGCTCTTCCGGCACATCATCCTGCCGATGTCGCTCCCGATCCTCTTCGCGTCGTTCATCTTCAGCATCAACGGCACGATCAAGGTCTTCGACTCCGTCTTCGCCCTCACCGGCGGCGGCCCCGGCAACTCCACGACCCCGCTCACGCTGTACATGTACCGCACGGCGTTCCAGTACAGCGACTTCGGCTACGGCTCGACGATCGCCCTGCTCCTGACGATCATGTGCCTCGTCGTCACCCTGCTCATCTTCCGCTCGTCGCGTCGCGACAACACCGTCTGA
- a CDS encoding four-carbon acid sugar kinase family protein, giving the protein MARAAVAFYGDDFTGSVDVLLQFARYGLAGRLFTGLPAEGVLRAAADEVDVVGIAGIARSLSTPSLEAELTPVFGALRDLGTGVVQYKACSTADSSPTIGSIGRVIEIARSSFGTRAVPMLFAQPDFGRYTVFGQHFAREGDTVYRLDRQPTMSNHPSTPMREADLAAHFALQTTLPIGSVHSVAYDDDDLASVIEGTDAAALVLDALTDEHVEIVGRAVAAVAPVFAIGSGG; this is encoded by the coding sequence GTGGCTAGAGCCGCCGTCGCCTTCTACGGCGACGACTTCACCGGCAGCGTCGATGTGCTGCTGCAATTCGCGCGCTACGGGCTCGCCGGACGGCTTTTCACGGGGCTTCCCGCCGAGGGGGTGCTGCGCGCCGCGGCCGACGAGGTCGACGTCGTCGGCATCGCAGGGATCGCGCGGTCGCTGTCGACCCCGTCGCTCGAGGCCGAACTGACCCCCGTCTTCGGGGCTCTGCGCGACCTCGGCACCGGCGTCGTGCAGTACAAGGCGTGCTCGACGGCCGATTCGTCGCCGACGATCGGATCGATCGGGCGCGTCATCGAGATCGCGCGCTCCTCGTTCGGCACGCGAGCCGTGCCGATGCTCTTCGCGCAGCCCGACTTCGGGCGCTACACGGTGTTCGGCCAGCACTTCGCGCGCGAGGGCGACACCGTCTACCGGCTCGATCGGCAGCCGACCATGTCGAACCATCCGTCGACGCCGATGCGCGAGGCCGACCTCGCAGCGCATTTCGCCCTGCAGACGACGCTGCCGATCGGCTCGGTGCACTCGGTCGCGTACGACGACGACGACCTCGCGTCCGTGATCGAGGGAACGGATGCCGCGGCCCTCGTCCTCGACGCGCTCACCGATGAGCACGTCGAGATCGTCGGCCGTGCCGTCGCAGCGGTGGCGCCGGTCTTCGCGATCGGATCGGGGGGCTGA
- a CDS encoding family 78 glycoside hydrolase catalytic domain — protein MSAPRVEHHREPRGIGESRPRLSWTITSAPEGWAQTGYRVEVRRDEASVVVDIEGSDQVLVPWPVEPLESRTIVDVRVSVRGDDGSWSQPGGWTTVEAGLLAPGDWAAGPIGAVWNENPHSDRRRPSLVRTEFSVRPGLVRARLYATAHGVYQAEINGRRVGDDVLSPGWTVYRERLRYYTYDVTDLLETGDNAIGAWLGDGWYRGRLGWRGGFRNLSGDDLSFLGQLELTYDDGTRTVVATDTTWKAALSPILASGLYDGEDYDAREELPGWSRAGFDDSAWGRVQLRRRDPATLVAPTAPPVRVTQDVHAVAVLTTPSGRRILDFGQNLVGVVRLRGSAAAGTTVTLRTAEVLQDGELYTRPLREAKSTDRYTFAGRPQGEEWEPRFTFHGFRYAEVDGWPGDLDAAVADGALVARVLHSDLERTGWFEASDPLLGRLHENIVWGMRGNFVDVPTDCPQRDERLGWTGDIQVFAPTASFLYDCSGMLSGWLRDLEAEQLPDGTVPWFVPVIPADTMWTPQRPGAAWGDAATVVPWTLYERFGDLGVLRAQFESARKWVDLQADIAGPSRLWDSGYQLGDWLDPAAPPQDPADGRTDRYLVATAYFALSAELVSRMADALGETAMAAHYATLAGEVRSAFVARYVDDDGRMASDAQTAYAIALRFELLPRRSGMPRPSASRSSCEARAIASRPGSSALRCSRTR, from the coding sequence GTGTCCGCACCCCGAGTCGAGCATCACCGCGAGCCGCGGGGGATCGGCGAGTCGCGTCCGCGCCTGTCGTGGACCATCACCTCTGCGCCCGAGGGCTGGGCGCAGACCGGCTACCGGGTCGAGGTGCGGCGGGACGAGGCATCCGTCGTCGTGGACATCGAGGGATCGGACCAGGTGCTCGTTCCCTGGCCGGTCGAGCCGCTCGAGTCGCGCACCATCGTCGACGTGCGCGTGAGCGTACGCGGCGATGACGGGTCGTGGTCGCAGCCCGGCGGCTGGACGACGGTGGAAGCGGGCCTCCTCGCTCCCGGCGACTGGGCTGCCGGGCCGATCGGCGCGGTCTGGAACGAGAACCCGCACTCCGACCGCCGTCGACCGTCGCTCGTGCGGACGGAGTTCTCGGTGCGCCCCGGCCTCGTCCGCGCGCGCCTCTACGCGACGGCGCACGGCGTGTACCAGGCCGAGATCAACGGTCGGCGTGTCGGCGACGACGTGCTCTCCCCCGGCTGGACCGTCTATCGCGAGCGGCTGCGGTACTACACCTACGACGTCACCGACCTTCTCGAGACAGGCGACAACGCGATCGGCGCCTGGCTCGGCGACGGCTGGTATCGCGGCAGGCTCGGCTGGCGGGGCGGCTTCCGCAACCTCTCGGGAGACGACCTGTCCTTCCTCGGTCAGCTCGAGCTCACATACGACGACGGCACGCGGACGGTCGTGGCGACAGACACGACCTGGAAGGCAGCCCTGAGCCCGATCCTCGCGTCGGGCCTCTACGACGGGGAGGACTACGACGCCCGCGAGGAGCTGCCCGGCTGGTCGCGCGCGGGCTTCGACGACAGTGCGTGGGGCCGCGTGCAGCTGCGCCGCCGCGATCCCGCCACTCTCGTCGCGCCGACGGCGCCGCCCGTCCGGGTGACACAGGACGTGCATGCCGTCGCGGTGCTGACCACTCCGTCGGGGCGTCGCATCCTCGACTTCGGGCAGAACCTCGTCGGCGTCGTGCGCCTGCGCGGATCGGCGGCGGCCGGCACGACCGTTACCCTGCGCACCGCGGAGGTCCTGCAGGACGGCGAGCTCTACACCCGCCCGCTCCGCGAGGCGAAGTCGACCGACCGCTACACCTTCGCGGGCCGGCCCCAGGGCGAGGAATGGGAGCCCCGCTTCACCTTCCACGGCTTCCGCTACGCAGAGGTGGACGGATGGCCGGGCGACCTCGACGCCGCCGTCGCGGACGGTGCGCTCGTCGCCCGCGTCCTCCACTCCGACCTCGAGCGGACGGGCTGGTTCGAGGCATCCGATCCGCTGCTCGGACGCCTGCACGAGAACATCGTGTGGGGCATGCGCGGCAACTTCGTCGACGTCCCCACCGACTGCCCCCAGCGCGACGAGCGGCTCGGGTGGACCGGCGACATCCAGGTCTTCGCACCGACCGCGTCCTTCCTCTACGACTGCTCGGGCATGCTGTCGGGCTGGCTACGCGACCTCGAGGCCGAGCAGCTGCCGGACGGCACGGTGCCGTGGTTCGTGCCCGTCATCCCGGCCGACACGATGTGGACGCCGCAGCGCCCGGGCGCGGCGTGGGGCGATGCGGCCACCGTCGTGCCCTGGACGCTCTACGAGCGGTTCGGCGACCTCGGCGTGCTGCGCGCGCAGTTCGAGAGCGCCCGCAAGTGGGTGGATCTCCAGGCCGACATCGCCGGACCCTCGCGCCTGTGGGACTCCGGCTATCAGCTGGGCGACTGGCTCGACCCCGCCGCGCCGCCGCAGGACCCGGCCGACGGCCGCACCGACCGCTACCTCGTCGCGACGGCCTACTTCGCACTTTCCGCGGAGCTCGTCTCCCGCATGGCCGATGCCCTCGGCGAGACCGCGATGGCAGCGCACTACGCGACGCTCGCCGGCGAGGTCCGCTCAGCGTTCGTCGCACGCTACGTCGACGATGACGGCCGTATGGCCTCCGACGCGCAGACCGCCTACGCTATCGCGCTGCGATTCGAACTTCTCCCCCGTCGCTCCGGGATGCCGCGGCCGAGCGCCTCGCGGAGCTCGTGCGAGGCGCGGGCAATCGCATCGCGACCGGGTTCGTCGGCACTCCGGTGCTCGCGGACGCGCTGA
- a CDS encoding NAD(P)-dependent oxidoreductase: protein MIIGVTGSGGKLGRATVAELRERGHDVIGFDLTGPAGPGFVRVDFTDYGQTLDAFLGVTARHDGLDALVHLAALPVNGLVPDATTFDNNVSVSFHVLFAAHRAGIRRIVSASSITAMGFPFDVAPPALPVDESYTQANNTYGLGKVVEEAMAGQLVSWHPETSIAALRFTNVVDEAGYDTFERASDPDYRRDLLGTWIDARDGALAVALALANARPGFEVYNVAAPESGLSIPSRELAQRWFPGTPVAEDLGEFESLVSTRKLREQLGFVARHDWR from the coding sequence ATGATCATCGGTGTGACCGGCAGCGGCGGAAAGCTCGGACGAGCGACCGTCGCCGAGCTGCGCGAACGCGGGCACGACGTCATCGGCTTCGACCTCACGGGCCCCGCCGGACCGGGATTCGTCCGTGTCGACTTCACGGACTACGGCCAGACGCTCGATGCCTTCCTCGGCGTCACGGCCCGGCACGACGGGCTCGACGCGCTCGTGCATCTCGCTGCCCTGCCGGTCAACGGTCTCGTGCCCGACGCGACGACGTTCGACAACAACGTCAGCGTCTCGTTCCACGTCCTCTTCGCGGCGCATCGCGCGGGCATCCGCAGGATCGTCTCGGCGTCGAGCATCACGGCGATGGGATTCCCCTTCGACGTGGCTCCGCCGGCCCTGCCCGTGGACGAGTCGTACACGCAGGCGAACAACACCTACGGCCTCGGAAAGGTCGTCGAGGAGGCGATGGCGGGCCAGCTCGTGTCGTGGCATCCCGAGACGTCGATCGCCGCGCTCCGCTTCACGAACGTCGTCGACGAGGCCGGGTACGACACCTTCGAGCGGGCGAGCGACCCGGACTATCGCCGCGATCTTCTCGGCACGTGGATCGACGCGCGCGACGGCGCGCTCGCCGTCGCACTCGCCCTCGCGAACGCCCGGCCGGGCTTCGAGGTCTACAACGTCGCGGCGCCGGAGTCCGGCCTGTCGATCCCGTCGCGAGAGCTCGCCCAGCGCTGGTTCCCCGGCACCCCCGTCGCCGAGGACCTCGGCGAGTTCGAGTCGCTCGTCTCGACGCGCAAGCTGCGCGAGCAGCTCGGTTTCGTCGCGAGGCACGACTGGCGCTGA